The following nucleotide sequence is from Cicer arietinum cultivar CDC Frontier isolate Library 1 chromosome 2, Cicar.CDCFrontier_v2.0, whole genome shotgun sequence.
gGGGGGTGGGAAGTTAAAGTGAGGGGGGGTGCACGGTACATTTCTCTCTCTTTTATGGTTCGGAACTTGGGCCTGAATTTTGGTACTTTTTTCTGGGCCAGGACTTGGGCCTGAATTATAAGACCTAGTCTTTCAACTGAATAGAAAGAGGGGTTTTAAGGACATAACTtatttaaactatgaataacacaaaaatatctaaaaaaaattcatttaagttgtctttttttgttaaaaagagTTTCGCATTTGTAAAGTGAATAGAAGCTTCAAATCTTCTATCCAAAATTTAACGTAactttttctctcatttttaaaaattttcaaaagcatttaaaatatacatttgaattgattaatttaaaagtgtttttattttattttatcaaactttgcttttattttcaatcttttatgtgacataattttttttatatcttttagaAACAGGTTTTAAAtccttaaattaaaataattcaacttTTAATAGGTGAGAGTGACTTATGGATTGAAGTGGAAATATGAGATGGAATTAGactttacaaaatatttgttCAAAGGATAGATTTTGCAAGACTTAAATTTGATCTATAAACCTATTTAAAGCATAAGTTTAATATGTGGCTTAATCCAAAAGTTTTACTTTTGATTTAGTCATTGGTGGAACAACCCAAAAGTTTGCTTAAATTTGGTAAATCGTTCCTGCTACTTATTAGTTAGGTGTTTTTGTTGAGAGTTTATCTTGTaacactatatatataaactttattttcattAGTCTCGGTATCTCTTGTGTCTCAAGTAATgcttttgtttaattatatttcttttgcttcttaaaaaaaaattcaatatgtCATCTATCATAAATTTTGATTTAGGTCTAATTATGTCTTTTATGAAAGTTCCATATAGcctataaacatatttaaaattctatttcatatattttgtattgattaattggtcaataaatatttaaaattctatttcatatattttgtattgattAAATGGTGAATAAATCAATGAAATTACgtattactatttttgaaatttaacatgacattttagagattttgactttatatatGTATGATactttaattctattttataataataatttcaatatGTCGACAACTAAGTTAGACTAAAATGATTGGTAAAATGAAAGGTTAtcaaacttataatttaacatGAAGTTcaaaatctaatatatattagtgatagtaataaaaataatattcatttttactTAAGTTGGCTGACTAGATAACCCTAAAAGTATTTTTTGTGGTCTATGACTTGACTCTTTCagctaaatatttttttttaaaaccctagtttTCCTTTTAAGAAAATAGTCTTACTTAACTTGAATATGACTTAAGCTAAGTCGTAGATTTTCGTCGATTGGTCCGACCTATTTccaaattttatgttttgtcacaaaattttaaaacaaaatagatataaatattGGAAGGAGATTTAGGTGATACGCCTTGCATGTACTTTCTAAATTGTACAtttcttataataatatatgaattctTTTAATGAACTGAAGGTGATTTTGTTGTTACcccttattatttttcttctcctataggtattttaaaattatactagTAAAATAATTGTGCATTTGCATCGGTCTACTACcgatattatttcttaatatgacataaaaaaataatatatcaatttatataaattgataACTATAGagacaaaatttattaaatattcaatCTCACAAGTGACGATTTGTCCTGTATATAATagtgattttgaaatttatcaaTGAAAGTTTGTCTCATGTATGATATTTCAATCTCATAACTAACAATTTATCTCGTATAAGatagttattttgaaatttttatgagTAAGAACTTGTTTCGAGTATGATAGTTAAATCTCATCACTATCAACTTATCTCatgtataatagttattttaaattttttatcagtAAGAACTTGACTTGTGTTTCATTGTTCAATCATAAGTGATAACTTGTCTCATGTATTATAACTGTTTTCGTTTTCCTGTCgataatattgaaaaaaataatattaattttagctAATTCTTTATTGACACATATGGATCCCGTGCatgatttctataaaaaattgtaattagtatattataattatttttaattttatttcaaagatattaaaaatacaaaataactaattgattagagataaatatttgtttcatgTACGAATTGTATCCTCCAATAATTTCTTTAATGACTAATGTTCAAAAACTGATGTGTAAAAATTGAAGTGTGAAAAAGTTACAATTAGggttaaaaataaactaaaatagcAAGACCAAGAATGATACATGAGAGCTTTATATTATTCCCTTTTCAAGTGTTTCTTTGCAATACAAGGCGAGTCATAATTATAGAATACAAATACGTAAGTAATTGAACAATATATTAAAGACCACTGATCAATCTATTCACTAATGAGAGTTATAAGAATATGGAGGACCAATAAATAGACATGCACTAACACATATTCATAACAATTCTTTTTGGATGTCCATGAAAGATATGACTCATTAAAACCTTACTACAAAAAACCCAATGGGAAAAAATTCTAGTGAAGGAAAAATAGTATAATATCCTTTTGTGAGAATTgcaaaacatatttatttatcccCCAAATCTAGACAATCATCTTTGAGACGGCGAATACCAATTTATTGTACTAGTTTCTCAAAAGGTCTACTTGGAAGTgactttttaaaaatgtttgcaAGATTATTATAAGAACGGATTTGTTGAATGTTTATATGACCACTCTTCTAAGGATCACGAgtaaaaaagaattttgaagaaatatattttgttagttgCACATTAAATTACccatatttcaattgagcattGCATGTATTATTATCTTTAGTGCCTCATGTAGTGCTAAAAGtcaatgatgatgatgttatTGTCTATTTCACATATCTCTATGAAATGGTTGTACCACCGTTATAaggatctaataaataatttgcaTTTGCATAGCTAACTAGTTCTAGTTTGTGTACTCTGGAATAAAACAAACCCATATCTATTGTACCTCTATGGTAACGAAGTATATGCTTGACTTCGTTCCAATATCTTTGTGTAGGTGAAAAACTATATCTTGTTAGTAGATTGACATAAAATGATATATCAGGACATGTGTAATTAGCAAGATACATCAATGCTCTGAACGCACTAACATATGATACATCAAGACCAAGTAGATCTTTATCCTCTAATTGAGATCTAAAAGGATCTTCATCCACATCTTGTGACCTGACAACTATTGTCTATATAGAAGTGTTTTAACACATATTCTATATAAGTGTCTTAATAtacaaaaattgcattgttcAAATGCTCAATTTATAATCTCAAACAAAACTTTGTCTTTCCCAAGTCCTTTATCTCAAACTCTTTCTTCAATAAATCTTTAGCTTTTGGAAACTCTTCAGAAGTTTCTATGATatttatgtcatcaacatacacaacaattatatcaaattcatttacaaATCTTCTCTTAAAAATACAATGACAAATGGAGTCATTTTTTACCATTCATTTTGCAGATATTCATTGAGATGGTGGTACTACATGTGTCTAGACTGTTTTTAAGAGTAACTTATTCAATTTGATGAAATAGTCTTCACTATAACCTAAATTATGTTTCTTAGGTAAATTAAATCCTTCAAGGAGCTTCATGTAAATGTCGCTAAATAGTGGTCCATATAAATAAGTTGTAACAACATCCATCGTGTGTAAATTGAGTGCTTCATGTGCTACCAGACTAATTAAGTATTGAAAAGTACTTACATCCACTGCAGGTAAATATGTCTCATCAAAATCTTTCAAATGCCTTTGAGAAAACCCTTGAGCAACAAGTCAAACATTGTATATCACAATTTcaccatttttattttgttttcgtACAAAAATCTATTTGTATCCAACTACTTTCACACTTTTAAGTGCTAGGACTACATGTGTAAAAAcctttcttttgaaaaatgagCTTAATTCAGCTTCAATTGCAACTTTCTAATGTGGTCAATCATTTCTTTGTCTATAATCCTTAATGGATTATGGTTCATGATCCTAATTATCCTTTATCATATTTAAGGCTAtattacatataaaaatatcatcaatATTGACTTCACATATCCATCGAATACCATTAGTGACATAATGAGTGTTTTCTGAGACTAAAATATCATCTATACTATAAGACTCATTtggaaaatctatattttcactCAAGCCATGCCATCTCtttttagttcttttttttattcaaagatTTCTATGTTAGAACTTATTGGTCTTTTAGATATAACATGAATTTTTCTAGTCCAAAAAGTATTTGGATGTTCAATGCATAATTCAGTAAATAATCttttattgtaaaatttttacattttcttATGTTAGTGgtaattttatttgttcttcAATTCTTTATAATGGACTTCTttattaatcataattattttcctttgcttttgttttattaaatttatatactagaTTGATTCTtcttatatttgatttaactcttttaattttggAGGTTGTATAAACTCAAGACTAACTTCTCTTTTCAAGGTTTTTGAATAATAAGTCTATTggataaagaagaagaaggaaagaAATTTTGTCATGTTAATTTTTCACTAATAGAAATGATCggaaaacttatatttttacaaattttatcttttgataATTTGCAAGGTACTGTTAATTTATAACCATTAACTCCAATTAACAACactattgttttttattttaataatatttggtTGGAATTATTCATTCTTGTATACAATTTATACCTGCTTCTTAATTTGTTAATGCTACTAAATTAAATCTTTCaactttaattataaaatctTTAGGACAATTTCATTTATGTATAACTAATCTTTCTCAATCGATGTAATTTATAtcaatttgaatgaatgaatattattttttagtaactatgatatatatatatataccggTGAGAATTGATAGTTATTACGAGAAATgagaattattaataataaccattgaatttaattaacgCATAAGATTAAATTACTCACTAAAGATGTTATGTGATTGTATTCTCATCTAATAACTCTTTGATACTATATGCTATAATATCTCtaactttattttctttttatttttctaataactcgaattaaaaactccttatatattttttttactcaagaatttttattttattaaaatgcatttttattgtttattaaaaaaaaaaacaactcttcaatcatgttttttattaataaagataaatctgaaaaaaaaaattgtattttcgaaaaatcccttgaaaaataattttcaaaattaaatatagaactTGTAAAAATCGAATTTTGAATATCTTAATTCAAACTAGTCACACTCACGGTTTTAttacaataaacaaattaatgaatttattgataaaattgtttataatagttaattataaattaataatggttaaataaaaaaaaataagttattatattatataaactcgaaaataacattttcaatAGTTAAATTACAATGatagaaatttgaaatttgtgaaatttgagccaatataatattacaataataaggattgaaatttgaaagttacaataatattataataaacaataaaaatgcaggtttaataaaaataaaatcctttgagtcaaaaaaatataaaaataatatatttattaaaaaaaaatttaattcgaGTTATTACGAAAAAGGAAAGAATAAATTTTGAGATATTATAACATATAGTATAATAGAGTTATTGAGTGGAGATATAATCACATAATATCTTTAATTAGTAATTTGATCTTACgcattaattaaaaacaatgattattattaatagttctcatttttcacaataaatattaattctCACTTGATACgcccaatatatatatatatatatatatatatatatatatatatatatatatattgggtTATGATTCGTTACGGCATATTTGTTAGAATTCGCTACCGCATATTCGTATTACAAAATCTATCATTAGATTGAAAGTTATTATCACATAGattatacatataaaattttatgttaatttttacattatttgatatatcattgatatattttaaaattcatgaGTTTTTATCAAACGAGTTAGTTTAAATATATCtcatttatatttgtatatgaTATGgttttagattaatttcaaattttatagttATGATCTATGTAATATTAACTTTCAATCTAAGGATTGATTTTATAATACATATATGCGAttgaaaattatcaaatttttcataatGTTAATTTAACACCCCGGTGTGAAACCATcctaacattaattaattaattaattaattatatataggaTAAATAAGTTTATAGTCCTTataaaaatgtgaaattttgtttttagtccatgtaaaaaaatcacattttttagtctctacaaaattattatgctagtatttttaatctttgttgGAACATTAACATATactttttaatgatattttcgTATACATGTTTCCAACACTATAAAAAATTCATGTAcataaaataatctcaaaattCGATTTCTAAGTCCATACCTTAAGAACTTTTATCTTGAACATATgacatttaaaatattcatatttagtTCAttctaagtaaaaaaaattctaaatttgtgTTGATCAACTATAAttaatgttctaaacatgcttctaaaatatcattcaaaaatttaaaacaacttCAAGAATCATTTTGAAGGgactaaaaaatatgatttttttacataggctaaaaacaaaatttcaaaatattgtacggactaaaaacttatttcacccttatatatgatttttttacagggactaaaaatgaaatttcaaaatttgtaggaactaaaaacttattttgtgtgtgtgttaGAATTCAAAGTATGATTTTATTATTCCTTGACTGTACAACTTCGTAGGTTCTTTGATAGATATCTTAGTCAAATACAAGTTTCTAGCatttgaatgtaattattgttTAAGACACACAATAAACACATAAAACATATCTTTACATGGTATCAGTTTAGGGCTACTCTGATTTTCTCTTCAAAATTATGTGTTATTCTAGCTATGCTTTACTATTCCAGTTAGATGAGTATTGTTATGTGGcaccctaaactccaaaataatattaataatttatacctattttttaaaaataaatttgcagCGAATAAgtaaaaactatttcaaattaaaatgaaacttACTAGTAATTCCAAAAatggatatcacatttctcaaaatacaaatggaacgctttaaatttttttcctcCTCCTCTAAAACAGTGCAATCTCCATAAACTCgatttaactaaaatttcttaatttaattccaaaaatttacaaatacttataaggttttcatacaaaaagttgtttctaattaaatatgtaaaatacaatttataactCTCATTttcggtatcacctatcagagcggagtttctcccaaacttgaataACCTGTAATAACTATGATTTCGCAAACACATGgtcaaaccagtcaaacacaaacaacgaaggaggtgagttttgaaatcatgttgatagtataatatacgtaaaaacaacacacaattaatcataaataaattgtatcattacacaaacattcttcaatgaaaaacatcacattataaagtcaaaatcactcaaggaaaatcaatatatttcactataaaattaaatcatcTAAGAAAAACTATTATcgcacacgatacatattaatcacaacaaaacaatcacatgAAAACacaatgatatgcatgagcttagactctacttcacaatttaGTATCATTCTtactctaaagtacttggttaggaggcttaaTACTATTACACCACCCGAGTGGATGGACAATTCCAATTAGTCATGTCcttatagatcccctcaacttaACCCAAGACatatatacgtgacagtcgaggtaaatgtgtgttgcgtggtagctcctaacatttagagtgctacctccaagtcgcCTAGGAATTCCTCTCTTGAATACCtctaaggtctaacaatcttgcgtTAAGGCTCAACACTAGACCACCACGATCATGCTCATTTAGTTGCACTCCTCCGAGATccctaggcttgtcagaccctacctatatgatgaccaaataatatccacttcaaaaattaatatcaacTTCAAATATTCTCAACATCTATTTTCTTCCCTCGTTAGcctagactactccattaagagcatcatctttagCACAAGTTGGAATCATCACTTATGGGGTACTTGAATttcatcataattttataacatcattaatcatacataatcatgatcattgtaacaccccgatttttaacagcatgagtgtatttttttatttaaaaaaaccaattaataaaataccaaAGCGTAGCACAAACGACAattgtcataattaattacatcattATTATAACAAACCGAAATAGTTTTGAGGtgataaaccaaaatatccAAATACAAAATATGTCGGGGATATGAGACCTATCATGCATCGCTCATACCCTTGGAGTATTCTcagcagacacctgtacaagtAATGCTCCAAGAAATACTAATCcccccatggtcacgtcaaaaaaatggaacatagACTCACCAAAGCAAAAATCATTTGACCGTATAAATATAGTTACAGTcatcccaaaatgaaataagtacagccaccaaaagaaaaatatgaagtccctatacaacaaaactaatctgatcatactctagcaactacaataacatggaTGATCAAAGTTACATCCCAACATTCGGTTGGTGATCAAAgtttcctcaaatattttcgacaACATGCCAGAACTATACCACCTAcaacacacaaacttccttaaGGTTTAGTGCTTCGATTCAAGAGTCACGTTTCCAacaaaatccaacttgaatttcattccTGATTAAGACCTACATTTGTTTCATGCCTTAACACCTCAAATTCACGCTTCACTAATCCATTTCCTACATACTTCGCAATTCTAGACAAACTCgaaaataattttcctacaTCTACTACCAACATTCATTCTGATACTTCTCAATTATGTCACGTCCTATATTTGAAGCTTGATGAAGATCTTTTCATTATGACAAGTCAAACATATTGTATTCACTCCATCACTTTTCCATTTACACAAACCTTAAATTTCTACCTCAAACCTTGATACATCTTTATTatagtgatttcaataaatcaagccttactagctcccaccaaacttttccatttcCGGCTCAATTCTTCcctaccaaacaaacatttGACTTTGTTGATCGACAAACACAATAGAAACCCTCATGACATGTACTCATGTAGTGCTTTTGTATCAttggcatacctttataataaCAATGTCTGAATTACaagtgagataattcctttcatgaatatttaattgacataagctacatctctatgtgctgctccaacaagctttcttggcacattttcaaaaatttggttCACTCGTTGGATTCTTATGccttctcaaccttcaccgaAATGCAAACTGAAAGAATCaaacaatcgaacgtcctaaagaactATTTCTCAAATGTTCCCAATAAGCATTTCCTATGGAGTAATTAGCTATAAACCTCATCCTCATaactttgcagtaaaatatcttAAAGACCCACATATTTCTCATCGTCCATCTGGTCACTAAAACACTGATTTTAAATCTTAACGCTCgacttcccaagaccaacatctaaatcataaatcatttgttacatttcttctttttcattttctatcattaaataaaattctaaaatctgATCAGCGAAATCTCCAAATACTCATCACACCGTCTaatttcatcaatttcatcttaAGATACAATACAAGGTCTTATTCATCATTGACTCTAATCGTCTTAGTAATCTCACTAATTAAAAACTATTCTAATCATAACACAACATTTTTAGTAGATCTTCAAACACTCTCATCCATAACCTGAACTATTTATCTCTTGCCTACCTTAACTACCTCAATTATACAAGTTTAAGGCGTCACTTGGTCCTCCATCCAACCTTGTGCATTTTAAATAATCGACTTAAAGATCAACCATCTTACGGTCCCAAATTAAATCTCGAATAATCCCTCcgacctatcaaaatattaacattctcCTAGTAATTACAATCCTTTTATAGACTCTCAAAGCTTACATTGTTACAATCTCTAAGTATTCTCATACTCTATACTTTCAATGTCACTTAATAGTAACATgcggttcaatacatcaaggcgtAACTCCTTGTGTTTAACCAGACTTCACCCAAAATTCACAATTACGCGTCTATAGTTTCATCTAAAATCACTATCTATACTTACCATCTCCAAATCCACAcagagatttgtcacttatcaaagaaatatatattctcaCTCCTATACTCgttatgagattcatacttaataatctGAGTCGtgaatctagtttaactcgaatgctcgactttACCTCTCAAGGTATCGACTATTCCTCTAAGTGTATTTTATCTAACCTAGGTAGTATTTACCCCTATCATGCAGCGCCCCTTAATTTCAATACAagtctctttcattgacacctaagcaccaaatgctattcAAAATGGAATCCTTGTCTTCTCAATAATTCTATGGTGATCACACCCCTTTGGAAGTTAGCAAACTTCATTCAGTCTCATTCTGAAATCTGTCAGGCGAACATCGAATATTCTTCTTAAAAAGCtctccacttagatctttacATGAAATCGCCTATTAGTCTAACtttaatccatccatacccTACATCTTCGAGTTACCATCAACAACATAACctctgtgtccttggaaccacttcataaatcCCATATCGCATTGATTCGCCTCAACCCTACCTGAcaattaatcatttcgaagatcttttccacttctttaATCCACTGATCAACTTTTTCTGGGCTCTCCTCACCCTTGAGCtttggaggattgtaacgacgaaaatcttccaatcccctTGACTCAACAGCACAAATCTCTTTTTCCCTCTTTTCCAGATCACGCagagtctgtgcagcaacataAGCAACCATGTTATTGATAGCTTCACTCATTTGATCATTCCCATTGACATTCACTCTTGCAACACCATCCCTTCTTGGAGGAATTCtttcctcaaaaccaacatcaagaagaaatctaAACACCCCTtagaataattccaaaaataactttCGACTACATCAATACATAACAACTACACCAGACTTGACAACCCCGACAACTTAACTCgatgcatgatcagataacaactcctaacctacaggttgacctacaatctaaaccaaagctctgataccacaatgtaacaccccaatttttaatAGCGTGAgagcattttttttatttttaaaaaccaattaataaaataccaaAGCGTAGCACAAACGATAattgtcataattaattacatcataattataacaaactgaAATAGTTTTGAGGCGATAAaccaaaatatccaaatataaaatatgtcgGGGCTATAAGACCTATCAGgcatcgctcatacccctggggtattctcggcagacacctgtacaagtactgctccaagaaatactaatcccccatggtcacgtcaaaaaaaatggaacatggacccaccaaaacaGAAGTCATCTGACCATATAAGTATAGTTACAGTcatcccaaaatgaaataagtacagccaccaaaagaaagatatcaagtccctatacaacaaaactaatctgatcatactctagcaactacaataacatgggtgacctcaaacatatttattcacaccaatttcaatttctacaaacacacataaatcacatctccaaattcaatccacacataaattgaatcaaattccttttccaccaatccacacataaatttttttctcaaaaattcataacattaattatgaatacatcaatttcaccaacaTGAGTCACcacaattttcaaacattactcacccatattcaatctccaaaattttcaaccataaatcactacaacaacattaatatatcagggTTCTCATCACCGCTAACTCGGTtgcaacggtctcgattcctttttgagactcaaggagctaactacatgaacatgaatatttatagcaatttgttcacaataaaactaatccaaacacaaaaaaattcccaaaattaaatctctttcacacaccaaacttttaaaaccaaataatctatattatttagttaaaactaaataaaataaatattgtccaaatatcacatacacacactcgactattaaaccaccgaaattttttagttaataaaatactctaaacttttttcctttttaaaactCAGTTcaagaataattaaaatagtaacatTTAAAAtctaactatttttaatttcaatctatctttttgctcaaattgTTTACcctagttaaaatttgaaactttttcacaactttaacaactctaaattttttttgtacaatttcaacttcagttcaaactcatttatttgaaaataactcatcacataactcaaacacttcaaatttagtcacca
It contains:
- the LOC113785486 gene encoding uncharacterized protein, which codes for MGGLVFLGALLVQVSAENTPRVGSDKPRDLGGVQLNEHDRGGLVLSLNARLLDLRETSEEFPKAKDLLKKEFEIKDLGKTKSQDVDEDPFRSQLEDKDLLGLDVSYVSAFRALMYLANYTCPDISFYVNLLTRYSFSPTQRYWNEVKHILRYHRGTIDMGLFYSRVHKLELVSYANANYLLDPYNGGTTIS